Genomic DNA from Actinacidiphila yeochonensis CN732:
TCGCCGCCCCCAGCGGTGCGGGGCGGCGGCGACAGGCAGTCGCAGGGGACGTGCGGGCGGGGTCAGTCCTCCTGGAACTCGAAGACGTAGAAGACGCCGGCGCTGCCGTGCAGCGTCGCGATCGACATCGGCCGGCCCTCGCGGTTGGTCAGCCGCTCCCCGCGGGCGTCCTCGGTGTAGATGACCGGGGTGAACCCGGTGAACGTGTTCGCACCGAGCGTCTGGTGCGCGGACTGCTCGGTGGTCGGGCGCGAGCTGCGCTGCTCCGGGAACGGGCTCAGGTAGTGGCTGGTGATGCTGGAGTACGTGGGCTTGACCAGGGACTTCATGTGCTCTCCTGCCGGATCGGTGATGGGCTGGAGCGCGGTGCTTCCTCCGGGCTCCCCACCGCCCACCGGGCCGCTCGAGGCGGGACGGCGGGCGACTGGGCAGCGCGTGGCTGCGAAGTTGGGTTGGCGCGGTCTCTTCCACCGCGTCCTGTTCGGTTTTTGCGGGAGCCGAAGTACCCGCCGGTCGTGCGCATGGGCCCCTCGCCACGACACCGAGTCGGTGTGCCGTGGGTCGTCGTGGGCGGCCGTGAAGCCAGCCGTGCGGTTCCCAGTTCTTGTGTGCTCCGCGCGTGACCGCGGTTCGTCGGCGTCCGGGGTGTGACTCCCTTCTGCGTAGGTCCAGGGGTATCTGGTGTCCCTGCATGACCTCCCGGGATTCGGGCCCGGGGCCGGTATGTGGCGCCCGGGGAAACCGGGGCACGTATGTCAATCTGCGGGCGCTCCCCGGTCGGCCCTGGTGGGGGCTCTCCGGGCGCTGGGCAACCTGTGGGATCTGGCCGCTTCTACCGCCGCCACCCGGGGGTGGCGGCGAGGGGAGTGGTCAGGACCGGGTGAGCTGGCCGGGCGAGACGGCGGCGGCGAGGCAGAGCAGGAGCTGGCCGACGCCGATGAACTGAGCGGTGAGGGTCAGCAGCGCCATCACGCCGGTGACCACGGCCACGACCAGGAAGGCGCCCCGGGTGCTCAGCTCGGGGATCACGCCGCGACCGCCGTCTCGATCGCGGCCGGCGCGGACGGGCGGGCGGTGAGCAGCAGCGGGGCGAAGGGGATGAGCACGTCGACCAGGAGCTCCCGGACACGCTGCGCGATGGTCGGGTCGTCCGCGGCGATGTCGGCGGCGGCGAGCAGTCGGTCGTGGCGGGCCTGGATCGCGTCGGCGGCCGCGAGGTCGTCCAGGCCCGTGAGCTTCTCGTGCTCCAGCAGGCCGGCCTCGTACATCTCCAGCGGCGTTCCGAAGACGACGTCCAGGTCGACGGAGAAGTCCGGCACCGGGACGTCGATCGCGTCCAGCAGCACCAGCGTCTCGGCGTCCAGTTCAGCGGCGTGGAAGGTGCGGTTCATGAGGTGGATCTCCTCTCGGAGGGACGCGCCTGCGCGGTCCCCGGGGCGGGGTGCCGACTGCTTGCCTTATCGACATGGCTAACTTAGCTGATACAGTCGGGGCCGTGTCAAGCCGGTTGGTTGGTGAAGTTATGGAAGCTAGCTAGGTTGAAGGAGTCGCTCTACGATGTCGGCCATGAGAGACGAGGCTGTTCAGCCGTACCAGCGGATCGCGCTGGACATGCGCGACAAGATCGCAGCAGGAGAGCTCCAGCCGGGCGAGAAGCTCCCCAGCACGCGGGAGCTGGCTGAGAAGTACGCCGTGGCAGCCGGCACCGTTCAACGGGCTCTGTCGGAGTTGCGAGCGACGGGCGCCATCTACTCCCACCAGGGCCGCGGTTCCTACGTGGCCGGCGCGGCAGCCGAGGCGACCGAGGATCCAACGACCCGTGCGCTGCGGGTCCTTGAAGACAAGGTCGCGAAGCTGACCGAACGACTGGACAAGATCGAGAAGACCCACGATGGTGCGTGACTCTCGCGCCTGGTTGATCGTCATGACCCGTGCTCCCTCCGTCCCGTCGGCGTTACGAAAGTTGTAGATGCCGTGACAGAGCGAGTTCTAGGGTCACCGTGTATCCGCAGGGCGGATACATCGATCGGAGACAAGAAGGGGGCTCGAAGTGGACCAACACCCCATCCCAACGAACCCCGATGACGCTCCCCGTCAACGCCTCGCGGAAGCCATCCGGCGGTACCGCAAGGGAACCGGCGCCTCGCTGCGCACCGTGGCGGCGCAGGCGTTCATCTCGCACTCCACGCTGCAGAGATGGGAGAACGGGACGCGGGAGATCAAGGCTCGCTCCGAGCTCGAAGCGGTGGACACCGTCCTTGGTGCGCACGGCGCGCTGCTCGCCCTCTGGGATCAGATCTACGGCGTCCCTACCGTCCGGCGGCGTGTATCCGATTCGGGGATACATGTATCCGAAGCCTCGATCAACCTGGCATCTGCCTTGCCAGAGCAGGCAACGTCGGACACTGAGGGGATCTTCGTCCCCGCTCGTCTACGTGATGGATCGGTGGTTTTTGTGGCACTCGATCGACGCGCGCTTCTGCGCGGCGGGGTGGGGATCGGTGCGGCCGCTGCAGTTGGTGCCGGAGCACCGTCCGCTGCGGCGTCGGCCGGTACTCCGGACCTTGCCCAGCGGGCACGACGTGCGGCATCTGCCTATGGGGAGACGCCCGTCGAAACCCTGCGCCGTACGCGCCGCCTGCTTATCGACAACGACAACATGTTGGGTCCCAGTCGGGCACTCGCCTCGACTCTGGAGGGCATCGAGGCCATCAAGGATCTGCGCCGGGACGCCTCGGGGGCGGACCGCCAGGACCTGATGGAGCTGCAGACGCAGTTCGCGGAGTTCGCCAGCTGGCTCTACCAGGACCTCGGCAACTGGTCGGCCGCGACGTTCTGGCTGGACCGGGCGTTCCAGTGGAGCCACACCGTCGGCGACGCCGACCTCACCACGTACGTCATGGCGCGCAAGGCGCAGCTGGCCGGCGAGACGCACGACCTGGTCGACGTGGTCGACCTGGCGGAGGCTGCCCAGCGTATGGCCCGGCCTCGCAGTCGCCTCGCAGCCGTGGCTCAGACCTACGGTGCCTACGGCCACGCGCTCCGGGGGGAGTCGTCGGCGAGCGAGCGCGACATCGACACTGTCCGCTCCAACCTCGATCGCATCGCCGGAGACCCCAGTCCGTGGGGTATCTGGCTGAACGGCCAGTACGTCGAAGTCCACCGCGCACAGAGCCTGGAGGCGCTCGGCAAGCACGACCAGGCCGCCGCCGCGTTCATGTCGGCCATTCAAGGGCTTCCGAGCGACTACCACCGCGACCGCGGCGTCTACCTCGCCCGTGCGGCCGTGGCGCACGCCGGGGCCGGCGTCCCGGAGCAGGCGGCAGAAGTGGGCCTCCGAGCCCTGGCCGTCGCGGAGGGCACCGGGTCAGGCAGGATCGTCCAGGAGCTGGCTCGCCTGGACGCGGCCTTGGTGCCGTGGCAGCGGCTCTCCGAGGTTGGAGAGTTCCGCTCCTCTTTCGACGCCCTCCTGGCTCACGAGTCCTGAAGAACGGATCACGATGACGACGCCCCGCCCGTACGTCCTACTGTCCGCCGCCATGAGCGTGGACGGCTACCTGGACGACACCAGCGCCGATCGGCTGCTGCTGAGCAACGCCGACGACTTCGACCGCGTCGACCAGGTCCGCGCCGAATCCGACGCGATCCTCATCGGCGCCACCACGATGCGCAAGGACAACCCGCGCCTCCTGGTCAACAGCGCCGACCGCCGCTCCAAGCGCGTCGCAGACGGGAAGCCGGAGTACCCGCTCAAGGTCACTGTCACCGCCTCCGGTGACCTCGACCCCAGCCTCAAGTTCTGGCACCACGGCGGCGAGAAGTTGGTGTTCACCACCGACAGCGCGCTAGACGCGGTGCAGACGAACCTGGCCGGCCTCGCCGACGTGGTGAGTACCGGTCCCGCCCTGGACTGGCACGCCATCCTCGACGAACTCGGACGCCGTGGCGTCGGCCAGCTCATGGTGGAGGGCGGGGCGACGGTGCACACCCAGCTCATGGCCGCTGACCTCGCGGACGAAGTCCACCTGGCCGTCGCCCCGCTTCTGGTCGGCGACCCGGCGGCGCCGAAGTTCCTCGGTGCCGCCACCTATCCCGGCGGCAGCACCGCCCGGATGAAACTGCTCGAAGCACGCGCCGTCGGCGACGTCGTGCTGCTCCGCTACGCCCCGAAGGACCGCACCTGATGACCGAGACCACCCACGCGCAGGATGTCCGCTGGATGCAGCGCGCCATCGACCTGTCGACGCAGTGCCCGCCAGCTGAGGGCGCGTACTCCGTCGGGGCGGTGATCGTCGGCGCGGACGGCAGAGAGCTGGCGTTCGGGTACAGCCG
This window encodes:
- a CDS encoding helix-turn-helix domain-containing protein — translated: MDQHPIPTNPDDAPRQRLAEAIRRYRKGTGASLRTVAAQAFISHSTLQRWENGTREIKARSELEAVDTVLGAHGALLALWDQIYGVPTVRRRVSDSGIHVSEASINLASALPEQATSDTEGIFVPARLRDGSVVFVALDRRALLRGGVGIGAAAAVGAGAPSAAASAGTPDLAQRARRAASAYGETPVETLRRTRRLLIDNDNMLGPSRALASTLEGIEAIKDLRRDASGADRQDLMELQTQFAEFASWLYQDLGNWSAATFWLDRAFQWSHTVGDADLTTYVMARKAQLAGETHDLVDVVDLAEAAQRMARPRSRLAAVAQTYGAYGHALRGESSASERDIDTVRSNLDRIAGDPSPWGIWLNGQYVEVHRAQSLEALGKHDQAAAAFMSAIQGLPSDYHRDRGVYLARAAVAHAGAGVPEQAAEVGLRALAVAEGTGSGRIVQELARLDAALVPWQRLSEVGEFRSSFDALLAHES
- a CDS encoding RibD family protein, whose product is MTTPRPYVLLSAAMSVDGYLDDTSADRLLLSNADDFDRVDQVRAESDAILIGATTMRKDNPRLLVNSADRRSKRVADGKPEYPLKVTVTASGDLDPSLKFWHHGGEKLVFTTDSALDAVQTNLAGLADVVSTGPALDWHAILDELGRRGVGQLMVEGGATVHTQLMAADLADEVHLAVAPLLVGDPAAPKFLGAATYPGGSTARMKLLEARAVGDVVLLRYAPKDRT
- a CDS encoding GntR family transcriptional regulator, with the translated sequence MRDEAVQPYQRIALDMRDKIAAGELQPGEKLPSTRELAEKYAVAAGTVQRALSELRATGAIYSHQGRGSYVAGAAAEATEDPTTRALRVLEDKVAKLTERLDKIEKTHDGA